The candidate division KSB1 bacterium genome contains the following window.
ATTTTGAAAACCTTACCGCCATTGCCGCCGGCAACATAAATATTCCCGCGCTGATCCGCCGCCATGGCCCAGATAAAAGGCAAATCTGTTTTGAACCTTTCATTGATTTGCGGGGCTAATTTGATCTCACCGTAACTGTTAATTGAAACCCCTTTGGGCTCTCCTTTTTCAAAATCTTTTTGAGTATGGTAGGTAATGATTGTTGGTGTTGAAGCAGCCAACAATGAAACCAAGGTTAACAGAATGAATTTCGCAAACAACGAGGACCTTTGTATTTTTTTCATAATCCCTTACTTTTATTTTTACCTGAGTTCGACATTAATTTGAACGGTTTTACCGCCTGAAACGGAATAATCGACTTCTAAGCTGGTTTCAAAAAGAACGCGGTTTCTTAAGTTAGAAAGATTTCCAGATGATTTCTGAGCATTCATCACGGAAAGAATTGAAGGCGGCAGGGCAGGCAGTTCTTCCCCGGCGACCAGGACTCCTTTGTCTCGCAAACGAATCTGAAAAAACAGATAATTATTTTTACGTCTTTCTTTCAGCAGCTTCGTAAGTTGTTGAAAGCTTTTGGGTCTAAACTTCTGCGGAGACGTTCTGGCCTCCTGTCGGGTGAGGGTGCCGCCGCTTCCCGCATAAATCGAGATTCGCCTTTCACGAATTCCTTCCGGAATTTTGAGCACATGGTCTATTTTGTGTTCTTCACCCTGGTATTCTCTGAAGTAAACAGACAGCTTAATTTCATCACCCGGTTTAACCACCGTTCTGTCGACTTCGATCTTTTCAACGATGGCAAGATTCTTTTTGTGCAGGGCAGTAAAATTCAACTCAACCGACTCGATTTCCGGAGCCTCAAAATTGTTGGACAGAAGCGCGCCAATGGTTGCTGAAATTTCCCCGGTCGCTTCGATGGCGTCCGTGATGAAAGTTGAAGGTGTGCCGCCGGCATAATAATTTTGCAGCGGAATAGGCTCATGACCGTTTAAATTAATTTTACCGTCCAGTTTTAGAGTTTGGTTTCCTTGCGACAAGCGCACCGACTCCAAAGCATTCGTCAAAACAATGGTGAAAATGAACGGGGTCAAAGAATATAACCTGCGATCCTCTGCAATGCGAAAATTAAACTCCTTGTCATCTTGAAACTTAGAGCGGAAACGCAGCCGAATGGGAATCATTTTAGCTGACTCACCGGTAACGCCCATGACACCGGTTGTGCGATCCTGGTGAATCGTCCCGGTGATTTCAGTAAGCGCCGACATTTTCGTAGAAAACATCAGACTCGAGAGAGTTGTCAGAATTTTTGCTTTGCCCATCGGCAGTTCAAGCGCTCCGCTGTTCAAAAACGGATGTCCCATTCCCAGGACTTTATTGCCATCTGTATAAGTTACGGTGCCCGTTGCTTGCAGTCCCATATCGCCATCGACGATAACTATAGAATAGGCAGAGCCTGGTTCCAAAGGTCCTAAATCAACTTCCTCGTTTTTGAACGTCCCGCCGCCGTTTAGAACCTGCACACCCATTCCGTCAAAAACGGTTGAACAAAGTTCTAAAACCGAATTCTCGAATCCCGAAAAAATAAGAGGTGTGTCTAAAGGATTAATTCTGGCCAAACTTGTTTTCGAGTTGGCTCTTTTAAATTCGGGTGGAAGAATATTTTCCAGGGAGAAATCCTGTGCACCGACCGCCATGGCGAGATAAGACTCATTAAACCCACGAATAGCGGCCAATTCCGCAGGACGTACTTTTTCCCGGGCAAAAATTTCAAACATTTGCTCGATGGGCGTGACTCCGGCGATGGGCTCTTTCATAAAAATGCCCATGCTGTAGGACAACGCCCCGATGAGCTTGCCCTCAATGTACATCGGACTGCCGCTCATGCCCGCCACAACACCGGTGTACTCGACTTTTTCACCGATTAGTCTGGTCAAAATCAAATCACGCTTCGCCTTGAAGTTGGGAATAATTTCGAGGACTTCGAATTCAAATTCTTCGATTTCAGTCCCGGCGAAAACCGTTTTGCCTATCCCGCGCATGCCCGGTTTGATTTGATTTAAAGGCATGATTTCTTCGCCGGCAAAACCGAGGTTTGCGAGTAAAACCAAAATGGAAAGTAGAATCAATCTTCTTAGAATCATGATAAAAAGTGTTTTTAAAAAGAAGTCAGCCAGAACAAGCAGCCTAAGATGAAAAACCTGAATGCCCGCCTGCGCGGGCATGACATATTAGATTTCTTTGCCAGAATTGGCTATCCATAATTATTCAAGTTGATCCAATAAAACAAAAGATTTAAGCAATTGCAAAATCTTCATCCGAAAACTTAACCGAGGGATATTCCTGCAATTTCGCCTTGAAGATTTCAATGATTTCCTGCAGACCGTCTTTGGTTTTTGCCTCAAATCGCAGGACCAAAACCGGCTGTGTGTTAGACGCACGAACCAGCCCCCAGCCGTCTCCAAACAGCACCCGGGCGCCGTCGATATCAATGGTGTCGTAATTTTTCTTGAAGTAGTTCGCAATATCCGCCACAACGTTAAATTTGTCTTCATCGGTCGCATCAATTCGAATTTCGGGAGTCGATTCAAAATGAGGAATTTCGTCGACAATTGCTGAAAGCTTTTGGTCGGTGTTTGACAGAATTTGCAGAAGCCGGCCTGAGACATAAATCGCGTCGTCGAAGCCAAAATAATCATCCGCATAAAAAATGTGCCCGGACATCTCACCTGCTAACGGTGAGCCGATTTCTTTCATTTTTGCTTTTAAAAGAGAATGCCCGGTTTTCCACATTAAAGGTTTGCCGCCGTATTTTTGAATTTCTTCAGGAAGGGCTTGTGAGCACTTTACATCAAAAACAATCTCGGACCCTGGATGCCGGTCAAGGACCTCGCGGCTTAAAATCGCCAGCAGCTTATCCGCAAAAATCATCCGGCCTTTTTCATCGATAACCCCGACGCGATCGCTGTCGCCGTCGTAACCGATCCCCAGGTCTGCCCCGGTTTCGAGAACTTTTTTCTGCAAATCAACTACGTATTTTAGGACAGTCGGATCGGGCAAATGGTTGGGAAAGCGGCCATCCGGCTCACAGTAAATGCATTCGACCTCACAGCCCATGTCTTCCCAGAGTTTAGGCGCCACAAGACCACCGGTGCCATTGCCTGCATCGATGACTATCTTGAGTTTCTTATTAAATTTGAGCTTGGATTTTAAGGTCGTTACGTAATCATCCATGACGTTTTTTTCGACGACCTCTCCGGCACCTGTGGCAAAATCGCCGGTTTCGATAATTTTGCGAATTTCCTGAATCTGCTCACCGTAAACCGGCACCACGCCTTTCTTGGAAATTTTTAAACCGTTGTAATCAATCGGGTTGTGGCTGCCGGTAATCATGACGCCGCCATCGGCGTTTAAATGAAGAATGCCAAAATATTGAATAGGAGTAAGGGTCACGCCAACATCGATGACTTTGAGTCCGGTTGATAGCAATCCTTTTGTCAGCGCATCCCGAAGGCGCGGCGAAGAAAGCCGGACATCCCGGCCAATAACCAAAGTCTTTGAACCTTGCCGGCCCAAAAATGTGCCGATTCCTTTACCCAGCAAAACGACATTTTCATCAACCAGATCTTCATCTGCGATTCCACGGATGTCATACTCACGAAAAATGGTTGATTTGAGCATTAAGTCCTCCAAGTACTTAAAAATTATTCATAGCAATGACCAGTTAAAAGACTTTTATAAGCACCGTAGAATTCGAATACGTTTTGACAAAAATTATCCCACCGAAAATCACTGAATCTCACCGAAATTTAAAATTCAATGTTAATAAGATTATTCAAATAAAGTAATAAAAAAGACACCATCGATTTCTAAAAAATGAATCTTAAAAATCTGTATAAAATCAAAATCCCTTTCAAGGGTTTTTTCGGTGACGCTCGGTTCGATTCGGTGGAAAATTATTTTCTGCCAAATAAGATATTGAAAATGACTAACTCAAATAGTCATTCCTACTATTCATTAACGTTCACAAAATAAGATTCGATCTATTTCGTTGAGATCTTGAAAAGTATTTACATTATGAAAGCAGGTTTTTAAGAAAATGTCTTTTACTTCCTTCATTTGACCCAAGCCAAGCTCAAGCATTAAAAATCCGGATGCTTTAATCAGCTCGGATGAAAGCTCGGCAATTTTGCGATAAAAGCTTAAGCCATCCTGGTTGTCGCTGAGGGCAACGGCAGGCTCATAATTTTTGATTTCTTCAGGCAAGTCTTCAAAGTCTGCAGGAGAAACGTAAGGTGGATTCGAAACCAGCACGTCAAATTTTTCAGGAAAGTATTTTACAATTTTTGATGAAGTAAAATCTAGATTGACGAATTGAACCCGGTCAGCAACGCCATTTAACCGGGCATTTTTTTCAGCAACTTCCAGAGCGGGCCTTGATATATCTAAAGAAGTTATTTGGGCATTTCCCAAATATTTCGCCAAACTTACTGAAATACACCCCGAGC
Protein-coding sequences here:
- a CDS encoding phosphomannomutase/phosphoglucomutase produces the protein MLKSTIFREYDIRGIADEDLVDENVVLLGKGIGTFLGRQGSKTLVIGRDVRLSSPRLRDALTKGLLSTGLKVIDVGVTLTPIQYFGILHLNADGGVMITGSHNPIDYNGLKISKKGVVPVYGEQIQEIRKIIETGDFATGAGEVVEKNVMDDYVTTLKSKLKFNKKLKIVIDAGNGTGGLVAPKLWEDMGCEVECIYCEPDGRFPNHLPDPTVLKYVVDLQKKVLETGADLGIGYDGDSDRVGVIDEKGRMIFADKLLAILSREVLDRHPGSEIVFDVKCSQALPEEIQKYGGKPLMWKTGHSLLKAKMKEIGSPLAGEMSGHIFYADDYFGFDDAIYVSGRLLQILSNTDQKLSAIVDEIPHFESTPEIRIDATDEDKFNVVADIANYFKKNYDTIDIDGARVLFGDGWGLVRASNTQPVLVLRFEAKTKDGLQEIIEIFKAKLQEYPSVKFSDEDFAIA
- the prmC gene encoding peptide chain release factor N(5)-glutamine methyltransferase; this encodes VSMILSSNTKNIVDLLNDSSKFLSEKGIENARLNAEQLLRHTLDMNRVDLYLNQDCSLTPAEMSAFKRCLKRRVAREPLQYILGEAEFMSLPFVVDENVLIPRPETEILVEKTIQMCNEKFASKDRIEILEFGTGSGCISVSLAKYLGNAQITSLDISRPALEVAEKNARLNGVADRVQFVNLDFTSSKIVKYFPEKFDVLVSNPPYVSPADFEDLPEEIKNYEPAVALSDNQDGLSFYRKIAELSSELIKASGFLMLELGLGQMKEVKDIFLKTCFHNVNTFQDLNEIDRILFCER